The Nitrobacter hamburgensis X14 genome contains the following window.
AATTGTCATGAAGAGCGAGACCTTTGATCGATATAGCCATAGAACTATATCGCAATAATCAGGTTTCGCCAATGTTTGTTACGTGCGTTTGCCTGCAGCAAGGGCCATCAGCACGGAGAGCTGTTTGGCCGCGGCCTTCGCCGCGCTGGCCTCGATGCGCCGAAAGCTGCGAACAACGTCGCGACCGGTCGCAGTCAATTGCGCGCCACCGCCGGCTTTGCCACCTTTTGTTGAAACGACGAGCGGCTCCTTGAAATACCTGTTCATGGTGTCGATGAGATACCAGGCGCGCTTATAGCTCATGCCGAGCTGCCGCCCGGCGGCAGCGATCGAACCCGTTTCGTCGATAGCCTGAAGGAGGTCGGCCTTTCCCGGACCGAGTTGCGTTTCCGCGTTGAGAGTGACGCGAACGAGAAGCGAGGGATAATTGGACATCGGTTATCTCGGCTAAGTGCGCGGATTGGCAGGGTCTGCCGAGCGCATTAACATTATAAAGCATCTCCGCCCAAGATGAGCGATAGGCCGAGCAGTCTTGTGGCTGGCGCGTTCAACGGCCCGCTGGAAGTAGCGGTCGCCATCGTCGTGGCGCTGCCGCTCGTTCTGCGGCCCACACACTCAGGCCGCCGCTCCGACGAGAAGAGAGTCAGCCGCAGTCAGTTGATGGCGATGATGACGTGCGCCGCATCGAAAAGGGCGAATGCGGGCTTTCCTGGAGCGAGGCCGAGCGATTTGGCGCTGTGCGCAGTGATGCTTAATGCAAGCGTCTTGCCTGCGCCGATATCGAGGACGATCTCGGCGCTCACGGTGGATGTCTCGCATCGGCTGACGGTTCCACGGATGCAGTTGCGCGCGGACGTCTTCGGCGCTGCCTTGCCTGTAGCGATAGCAACGAATGGCGCCTTGATCAGCAGGGTCACCGATCGACCGGTGCACAATCCAAGCTCTTCCATGCTGGCGTGCGTGACAACCGAATAGATCGTCGTTTCCGGCGAGACCGCAATTTCGACCTCGGCGCTCAAAGCATCGGACACGATATTGATGATGCTGCCGCTGATCGCGTTGCGTGCGCTGGTCTTCATAAGAAATCCCGAGACTAGATCCAGTGGAGAAACGCCGGCCTCGGCAAGTTCGGGCTCGATCGTGCGCAGGACACGCACCATCTCCGCTTCCATTCTTCTAAACGCCTCGATGACGGAGTGACCGGTCGGCGTCAGCGTCGCGCCGCCGCCGGCACGGCCGCCAGCGCGCCTGATGAGCAACGGCTGGCCAAAAAGATTGGCCATCGCATCGAGACCGTCCCACGCCGCTTTGTAGGTAATGCCGATCGCCCGTGCGCCGGCCGAAATGCTGCCCTCGCGCGCAACCGCCTCGAGCAGCCTTAACCGCTCGCGCCCGACCGCCGGAACGTTCTCGCTCTTCAAGGTGACCAGCGCTTCGATCGTCATGCACGCTCGCTTGCGTTATATAGACTTGGTAAATAACGCATGTTGCGCCGCAGCGAAAGTCTAATTTGCAGACGGAAGAACCCTTTGTGGCCTAAGCTGGAATATCCAGGAGGCCAAATATAAGTAATCTCGGCAATTCTCGTGGCGCGATCGCGACCGCCACAAGTGCGACGCCGTGGTCAATCATCCGAGTAGTTCGCTTCGATCAGCGCCGCATTTATCCAAATTAAAACGGGTCGGAGCTATTGCTCCGACCCGTTTCTGCGGCACTGGATCGATACGGTCGCGAAGGCGGGACCGAGGCGCTTAGAGCCTTTTCGCTTCTGATGGAATCAGAAGCGAGGCTCTATGATTTTGAATTGACGCGTTTTCTTCACGCGAACCGGTGCCCACTTCGCTCGAAAACGCTCTAATTGCTACACGGCTGGAAATTATGTGTTCAGGCCGT
Protein-coding sequences here:
- a CDS encoding winged helix-turn-helix domain-containing protein, which codes for MSNYPSLLVRVTLNAETQLGPGKADLLQAIDETGSIAAAGRQLGMSYKRAWYLIDTMNRYFKEPLVVSTKGGKAGGGAQLTATGRDVVRSFRRIEASAAKAAAKQLSVLMALAAGKRT
- a CDS encoding TOBE domain-containing protein, which encodes MTIEALVTLKSENVPAVGRERLRLLEAVAREGSISAGARAIGITYKAAWDGLDAMANLFGQPLLIRRAGGRAGGGATLTPTGHSVIEAFRRMEAEMVRVLRTIEPELAEAGVSPLDLVSGFLMKTSARNAISGSIINIVSDALSAEVEIAVSPETTIYSVVTHASMEELGLCTGRSVTLLIKAPFVAIATGKAAPKTSARNCIRGTVSRCETSTVSAEIVLDIGAGKTLALSITAHSAKSLGLAPGKPAFALFDAAHVIIAIN